In Bacteroidales bacterium, the following are encoded in one genomic region:
- a CDS encoding acyl carrier protein — translation MTIEEFIKNIETEFEELEAGKLQPETHFREVFDWNSINALILIAMVKTEYGATINAEDIQKSKSINDLYEIVKSKL, via the coding sequence ATGACGATTGAAGAATTTATCAAAAACATTGAGACTGAATTTGAAGAACTGGAAGCTGGCAAACTGCAGCCAGAAACTCATTTCCGTGAAGTTTTTGACTGGAACAGCATTAATGCCCTTATCCTGATTGCCATGGTAAAAACAGAGTATGGTGCCACCATAAATGCAGAAGATATTCAGAAATCAAAGAGTATTAATGATCTCTATGAGATAGTTAAATCAAAACTTTAA